In Gammaproteobacteria bacterium, the sequence CCGTCTGCGAGAACAGCTCGCGGGCATTGTCAGCCTTTACGCTGCCACCGTACAAAATCCGCACCTGCGAAGCGATATTGCCGTCCAGACCGGCGAGGTGCGCGCGAATGCCGGCGTGAACCGATTGCGCCTGCTCTGGCGTCGCCGTCTTGCCGGTGCCGATGGCCCATACGGGCTCGTAAGCGATCACCGCACGCCCGAACGCGGCAATCCCCGCCAGTTCCAGCACGGCGTCCAACTGGCGTTGAACGACTTGTTCGGTCAGGGCCTGTTCGCGTTGCTCCAGCAGCTCGCCGACGCACAGAATCGGCGTAATGTCCGCGCGCCGCGCGGCGGCAAACTTTTGTGCGATCAGCGCGTCGCTTTCGCCATAAACGTGACGACGCTCGGAGTGCCCCACGATGCAATACTTC encodes:
- a CDS encoding triose-phosphate isomerase, translated to MRSPLVAGNWKLNGTLTSIRALVDTIIAGAGGDALAEMAVCPPFVYLPEVRSRLASTGIALGAQDVSDQASGAFTGEVAAAMLREFDVKYCIVGHSERRHVYGESDALIAQKFAAARRADITPILCVGELLEQREQALTEQVVQRQLDAVLELAGIAAFGRAVIAYEPVWAIGTGKTATPEQAQSVHAGIRAHLAGLDGNIASQVRILYGGSVKADNARELFSQTDIDGALIGGASLNAQEFLKICSAA